The Solibacillus sp. FSL W7-1464 genome contains a region encoding:
- a CDS encoding dimethylarginine dimethylaminohydrolase family protein has product MVKTFSKQSQIVCQSEYGTLKKVVLCEPKYMEIKEVINDVQKKYKHDNIDQDLAIAQHQNFEQTLRNAGVEVIKLPPSKEHPEQVFTRDIGFTIGNQLFVSQMANPIRQGEDEVLAQWLIENKIPYHNLSKYSIEGGDVIIDGPRVFVGISDRTCEKAIQNLQKQLPDFEVLPIPFNPKYLHLDCVFNILSSKDALIFPDAFEPEVVKLLSSMYDLIEVSENEQFTMGTNVLSIGQNRVLSLPVNRDVNYQMSQHGYEVLEVDFSEIIKSGGSFRCCSMPIVRQ; this is encoded by the coding sequence ATGGTAAAAACATTTTCAAAGCAATCCCAAATAGTATGTCAAAGTGAATATGGAACTTTAAAAAAGGTTGTGTTATGCGAACCTAAATATATGGAAATTAAAGAAGTAATCAATGATGTCCAAAAAAAATATAAGCATGATAATATCGATCAGGATCTTGCAATAGCCCAGCACCAAAACTTTGAACAAACGCTGCGCAATGCTGGTGTGGAAGTAATTAAACTACCTCCTAGTAAAGAGCACCCGGAACAAGTGTTTACAAGAGATATCGGTTTTACTATCGGAAATCAGTTGTTTGTTTCACAGATGGCCAATCCTATCCGTCAAGGTGAAGATGAAGTACTGGCACAATGGCTGATTGAAAATAAAATCCCTTATCATAACCTTTCCAAATATTCAATTGAAGGTGGCGATGTGATTATTGATGGTCCTCGGGTTTTTGTCGGAATCAGTGATCGCACATGCGAAAAGGCCATTCAAAATTTACAAAAACAACTGCCCGATTTTGAAGTTCTTCCAATCCCGTTTAACCCGAAATATTTACATTTAGACTGTGTATTCAATATTCTTTCATCAAAAGATGCACTTATTTTTCCGGATGCATTCGAACCGGAAGTAGTCAAACTTTTATCGAGTATGTATGATTTAATCGAAGTAAGCGAAAACGAGCAGTTTACAATGGGGACTAATGTGCTTTCTATTGGACAAAATCGTGTATTGAGCTTACCTGTTAACCGTGATGTGAATTATCAAATGAGCCAGCATGGCTATGAAGTGCTGGAAGTCGATTTTTCGGAGATCATTAAATCGGGCGGCTCGTTCAGATGCTGTTCTATGCCAATTGTACGTCAATAA
- a CDS encoding methyl-accepting chemotaxis protein — protein sequence MNILKNSKIKTKWIVLISLAIITAVVITVFFSQWTVRNILTEENEQTSSNNAKNAVDQVSLSLETYEKNLLQFGQIIETILQKDEVDYLHIDEITSTIKKNNENYLSVYFMDFNSGKLHATPGIDYEWDVRDSQTYAKLNANPNIQWMDVYLDTGINKLMTSVIAPVFNNGELVGAIGYDVDFSTIGKVREGIEAKSSSKLMIVDPNGLIVSSFIEDGDGKNIIAGNSGKIAGVTDLLDTSELEQKFDWLSGAKSGNSQIEQFEWNGVNYTGEIQVIEKNNWQIVSLVDEDSYAQQLERLTIAGWISLAIGLIIGCLFAYYMARKLVDILNSFKVVFEKTASGDFISRFETTSKDEIADLANQYNIMLDEIRSLINQVNENSMEIQHSSNSLAIIAKENEQALNNVSSSIEEIAMNTSTQAEKMHDGSTAIHELADGIESIELKTQQMVNDADEALVEVHSSIDKVQQLETSYANLERAFNEVTVVTGQLDGKTKSISKVTDVIAQITEQTNLLALNASIEAARAGEHGKGFAVVADEVRSLAESSKAATTNIQQIILSILEDTQQLVQVMNQTNEISEDQKLAVNTVDNAIKQLSDTLENMKVSISNTMEDVSTMQQQKNVVVSSITVVNEMATEVTAETQEIASSIEEQTSATSEVTMHATHLNKQVEKLTDSVSKFKL from the coding sequence ATGAATATCCTCAAAAACTCGAAGATAAAAACTAAGTGGATCGTTTTAATTTCACTTGCAATCATTACAGCGGTCGTCATTACTGTATTTTTTAGTCAATGGACAGTACGTAATATTTTGACGGAAGAAAACGAACAGACATCTTCTAACAATGCTAAAAATGCTGTTGACCAAGTGTCATTAAGTTTGGAAACTTATGAAAAAAACCTTCTGCAATTCGGTCAAATTATCGAAACGATTTTACAAAAAGATGAAGTGGATTATTTACATATCGATGAAATTACCAGCACTATAAAAAAGAACAATGAAAATTACTTATCCGTCTACTTCATGGATTTTAATTCCGGTAAACTGCATGCTACGCCTGGAATTGATTATGAATGGGATGTGCGTGATTCACAAACATACGCAAAATTGAATGCAAATCCAAACATACAATGGATGGATGTCTATTTGGATACTGGTATAAATAAACTGATGACATCTGTTATTGCCCCTGTATTTAATAATGGTGAACTTGTCGGTGCGATCGGCTATGATGTTGATTTCTCTACAATTGGTAAGGTTCGTGAAGGGATTGAAGCAAAATCATCTTCAAAATTAATGATTGTCGATCCAAATGGACTGATTGTGTCTTCATTTATCGAAGATGGGGACGGAAAGAATATCATTGCCGGTAATTCCGGCAAGATTGCGGGCGTTACCGATCTATTAGATACTTCTGAATTAGAACAAAAGTTTGATTGGCTGTCAGGTGCTAAAAGCGGAAACAGCCAAATTGAACAGTTTGAATGGAATGGCGTGAATTATACGGGTGAAATTCAAGTAATCGAAAAAAATAACTGGCAAATTGTTTCTTTAGTGGATGAAGATAGCTATGCACAACAGTTGGAAAGATTAACGATTGCCGGCTGGATTTCTTTGGCAATCGGTCTGATTATAGGATGTTTATTCGCCTATTATATGGCACGAAAATTAGTGGATATTTTAAACAGCTTTAAAGTAGTATTTGAAAAAACAGCAAGTGGTGACTTTATTTCACGTTTTGAAACAACTTCAAAAGATGAAATTGCAGACTTGGCAAATCAATATAACATTATGCTTGATGAGATTCGCAGTTTGATTAACCAAGTAAATGAAAACTCAATGGAAATCCAGCATTCTTCTAACAGTTTAGCTATTATTGCCAAGGAAAATGAGCAAGCGTTGAATAATGTCTCAAGCAGCATCGAAGAAATTGCTATGAATACGAGCACACAGGCAGAAAAAATGCATGATGGTTCTACAGCTATTCATGAATTGGCCGATGGTATAGAATCTATAGAACTAAAAACGCAGCAAATGGTAAATGATGCTGACGAAGCATTGGTAGAAGTGCATTCAAGCATTGACAAAGTTCAGCAATTGGAAACGTCCTATGCGAATTTAGAGCGAGCATTCAATGAAGTTACGGTCGTAACCGGACAGTTAGATGGAAAAACGAAATCCATTTCGAAAGTAACTGATGTAATTGCCCAAATTACTGAACAAACGAATTTACTTGCACTTAATGCTTCGATTGAAGCAGCTAGAGCAGGTGAGCACGGAAAAGGATTTGCGGTTGTAGCAGATGAAGTAAGAAGCTTGGCAGAAAGTTCAAAAGCGGCAACAACTAATATTCAACAGATTATTTTAAGTATTTTAGAGGATACTCAGCAACTCGTTCAAGTGATGAATCAGACAAATGAGATTAGCGAAGATCAGAAGTTAGCAGTTAATACGGTAGATAATGCAATCAAACAGCTTTCCGATACACTGGAAAATATGAAAGTGTCGATTTCAAATACGATGGAAGATGTATCAACAATGCAGCAGCAAAAGAATGTCGTTGTATCTTCAATAACAGTTGTTAATGAAATGGCAACAGAGGTAACAGCAGAGACGCAAGAAATTGCGAGTTCAATCGAAGAACAAACATCCGCCACTTCTGAAGTAACAATGCATGCTACGCACTTAAATAAACAAGTTGAAAAATTAACTGACTCTGTTTCGAAATTTAAGTTATAA
- a CDS encoding DegV family protein, with product MKRRIILSTESGADLPKDLVEKHQIQVVPMHVIMEGKDYLDGKLSVEEVFDFYNLTKTIPSTAATNVHEYQDLFTNIRLKFPESIIIHIGYTSKASASFQSAVIAAEDFDDLFLIDTLNVTGGLGAVVMYAAHLLEEEPEIGPEHLIEKIESIVPKTRLAFLPGSLDFLKAGGRVSNIAYIGGALLKIKPCIELKEGKLVSTRKYRGKMDIVAEKLMRDYLAEYNIDRKQLYLIYSIGLDEQIKKRLEEIAKDTGFKNVRWMQAGAMISTHAGPGGFGIAGIEL from the coding sequence ATGAAAAGAAGAATTATTTTATCGACTGAGAGTGGTGCGGATTTACCGAAGGACCTGGTTGAAAAACATCAAATTCAAGTAGTACCGATGCACGTTATTATGGAAGGAAAAGATTATTTGGATGGTAAGCTGTCTGTAGAAGAAGTTTTTGACTTTTACAATTTGACGAAAACAATTCCGTCTACAGCTGCGACGAATGTCCATGAATATCAAGATTTGTTTACAAATATCCGATTGAAATTTCCTGAAAGCATTATTATTCACATTGGCTATACGTCGAAAGCATCTGCTTCCTTTCAAAGTGCGGTAATTGCAGCAGAAGATTTTGACGATCTTTTTCTGATTGATACATTAAATGTAACGGGTGGATTAGGTGCAGTGGTGATGTATGCTGCCCATTTACTTGAAGAGGAGCCTGAAATCGGTCCTGAACACTTAATTGAAAAAATTGAATCAATCGTTCCTAAAACACGGCTGGCGTTTTTGCCCGGAAGTTTAGACTTTTTAAAAGCGGGTGGACGAGTGAGCAATATTGCATACATCGGTGGTGCTTTGCTTAAAATTAAGCCTTGTATTGAGTTAAAAGAAGGAAAGCTTGTTTCAACTAGAAAATACCGCGGTAAGATGGACATTGTTGCAGAAAAACTGATGAGAGATTATTTAGCTGAATACAATATTGATCGCAAACAATTGTATTTAATCTACTCGATTGGACTTGATGAGCAGATCAAGAAACGTCTGGAGGAAATCGCGAAGGATACCGGTTTCAAAAATGTAAGATGGATGCAGGCCGGTGCAATGATTTCTACTCATGCAGGTCCTGGTGGATTTGGTATTGCCGGGATAGAATTATAA
- a CDS encoding DUF2829 domain-containing protein — protein sequence MTFEEILPRLKNGEKIIRKGWGGAELYVKYVPATTLDGLDMNPYFVINVTGEGYTMFTPTVCDILAEDWEIVQ from the coding sequence ATGACATTTGAAGAAATTTTGCCTCGTTTAAAAAATGGAGAGAAGATAATCCGTAAAGGCTGGGGCGGTGCTGAGCTATATGTGAAGTATGTGCCGGCGACTACATTGGATGGCTTGGACATGAACCCATACTTTGTAATTAATGTAACAGGTGAAGGGTATACGATGTTTACACCGACAGTCTGTGATATTTTAGCGGAAGATTGGGAAATCGTTCAATAA
- a CDS encoding DegV family protein gives MRKIILSTDSGADLPKELVEKYQIQVAPMHIIMDGKDYLDGELSVEEVFDYYNRTKKIPSTAATNVQEYHDLFSKIRSDFPDSMIIHIGCTSKSSVTFQSAVIAAEEFDDIYLIDSLNITGGLAAIVMYAAVLLENEPSIDHIHLIKEIESFVPKTRLAIIPGSLDFLKAGGRVSNLVYLGGALLKIKPCIELKEGKLVSTRNYRGKMSIVAEKFMRDFLNEYNIDKKLLFLIYSIGLDESIKNRMVEIARGKGFENVKWMQAGAGISTHAGPGGVGIAGLEC, from the coding sequence ATGAGAAAGATTATTTTATCAACTGACAGTGGGGCAGATTTACCGAAAGAACTGGTTGAAAAATATCAAATTCAAGTAGCTCCAATGCATATCATTATGGATGGGAAAGATTATTTGGACGGGGAGCTGTCTGTAGAGGAAGTCTTTGATTATTACAATCGCACTAAGAAAATTCCATCTACTGCAGCTACTAATGTACAGGAATATCATGATTTGTTTTCAAAAATCAGATCTGATTTTCCGGATAGTATGATTATTCATATTGGGTGTACATCAAAATCATCTGTCACTTTCCAGAGCGCGGTCATCGCAGCAGAAGAATTTGATGATATTTATCTGATCGACTCATTAAATATAACGGGAGGGTTAGCGGCAATCGTTATGTATGCGGCCGTATTGCTTGAAAACGAACCTTCCATTGACCATATTCATTTAATTAAGGAAATAGAATCCTTTGTGCCCAAAACAAGGCTTGCAATTATACCAGGCAGTCTCGATTTTTTGAAAGCCGGAGGAAGAGTGAGTAATCTTGTTTATCTCGGAGGGGCATTATTAAAAATAAAACCTTGCATTGAATTAAAAGAAGGGAAACTTGTTTCAACAAGAAACTATCGCGGAAAGATGAGTATTGTAGCAGAGAAGTTTATGCGCGATTTTTTAAATGAGTATAATATTGATAAAAAACTGCTATTTTTGATTTACTCAATCGGGCTTGATGAAAGTATTAAAAATCGGATGGTTGAAATTGCCAGGGGGAAAGGGTTCGAAAATGTGAAATGGATGCAGGCGGGAGCCGGGATATCAACGCATGCCGGTCCGGGAGGAGTTGGAATTGCCGGATTAGAATGCTAG
- a CDS encoding ferredoxin--NADP reductase yields MQIYWTKINKIIEETPEVKTFLLDLPEGFTWEEGAHTHLALEGFNAGEQPNKSLVRHMSISTLPNEQTVGITTRIRELCSEFKSILRNLEVGDKVALFKIHSNVPLKREGKNVYLLSSGVGLATFRPLVLTYLERPDRINRLHSLNIDSSKDYLFTDVFESAPDKNFSSQYVDNRKVYYEEVKKLAADQDGLFYVVGSDEFILQNIDVLREQGIKPEQIVLDKRERQLPKFFSPETVV; encoded by the coding sequence ATGCAAATATACTGGACGAAAATAAACAAAATCATCGAAGAAACACCCGAAGTGAAAACGTTTTTGCTGGACCTTCCCGAAGGCTTCACATGGGAAGAAGGTGCCCATACACACCTCGCTTTAGAAGGTTTTAATGCCGGTGAACAACCTAATAAAAGCCTGGTTCGCCATATGTCCATCTCCACATTACCAAATGAGCAGACTGTCGGCATTACAACTCGCATAAGAGAACTTTGCTCTGAATTTAAATCGATTTTAAGAAATCTGGAAGTCGGCGATAAAGTTGCACTATTTAAAATCCATTCCAATGTACCGCTGAAAAGAGAAGGCAAAAATGTTTACTTATTATCTTCCGGTGTAGGCCTTGCAACGTTCCGACCGCTTGTACTTACTTATTTGGAACGACCTGATCGTATTAATCGCCTTCATTCTCTAAATATTGATTCATCAAAAGACTACTTATTTACTGATGTTTTTGAATCTGCACCTGATAAAAATTTCTCATCACAGTATGTTGATAATCGAAAAGTTTATTATGAAGAAGTGAAAAAACTTGCTGCAGATCAGGACGGTCTATTCTACGTTGTCGGCAGCGACGAATTTATTTTGCAAAACATTGACGTGTTGCGTGAACAAGGCATTAAACCGGAACAAATCGTCCTTGATAAACGCGAACGACAATTACCTAAATTTTTTTCGCCTGAAACTGTAGTTTAA
- a CDS encoding YqcI/YcgG family protein, with the protein MITKGQALLTKEDFHNRADLPSWLYKEYETFHTTVTDKTFPCFFGMSGELKGELRYAYISQDDWSNLPNAVESFLDLFKQPNYKRHGLFVFVEPFEQEGALDDYRQQFWDILQYLHSVDKVEWPENSPRNPDHYLWDFHFAGEPVFVFGNAPAYKKRKTRHLGNAMVLGFQPRKIFQGLEGTEKGGIMSREKVRKRVEVWDQLPKHPDIGHFGDPTHNEWKQSFIGDDIVPIQGKCPFQHKSLLL; encoded by the coding sequence ATGATTACGAAGGGGCAGGCATTATTAACTAAAGAAGATTTCCACAATCGAGCGGACTTGCCAAGTTGGCTCTATAAAGAATATGAGACTTTTCATACCACGGTAACGGATAAAACATTCCCGTGTTTTTTTGGGATGAGCGGCGAACTAAAAGGTGAACTCCGCTATGCGTATATTAGTCAGGATGATTGGAGTAATTTACCGAACGCAGTAGAAAGTTTTTTAGATTTGTTTAAACAGCCTAATTATAAAAGACACGGTCTCTTTGTTTTTGTGGAGCCTTTTGAACAAGAAGGTGCGCTAGATGATTATCGTCAACAGTTTTGGGATATCCTCCAATACCTGCATTCAGTCGATAAAGTTGAATGGCCTGAAAACAGCCCTCGTAATCCAGATCATTATTTGTGGGATTTTCATTTCGCTGGCGAGCCGGTCTTTGTGTTCGGGAATGCTCCTGCATACAAGAAGCGCAAAACCCGGCATTTAGGAAATGCGATGGTACTCGGATTTCAGCCGCGGAAAATCTTCCAAGGTTTAGAGGGTACGGAAAAAGGCGGTATTATGTCCAGGGAAAAAGTACGGAAACGTGTGGAAGTTTGGGATCAGCTTCCGAAACATCCTGATATCGGTCACTTTGGAGATCCGACACATAATGAATGGAAACAATCCTTTATTGGGGACGATATTGTACCGATTCAAGGAAAATGCCCTTTCCAGCATAAATCATTGTTATTATAG
- a CDS encoding QueT transporter family protein: MENSVSSSRVNVHETAKVAIVASLYVAVTLVLAVISFGAVQLRLSEMFNYLVLFHKRYIVAVTLGVVIANFFSPMWWIDVPVGGIATLIVLVICRIVTKNMENLVLKIVVTGIIFTASMFTVATQLMIVFDLPFWPTYGMVAVGEAFSMLVGGVTIYLLQKKIDFTK; encoded by the coding sequence GTGGAAAATTCTGTTTCATCATCACGTGTCAACGTACATGAAACAGCTAAAGTTGCGATCGTTGCTTCACTTTATGTAGCAGTGACGCTTGTTTTGGCTGTCATTAGTTTCGGAGCCGTACAATTAAGGCTGTCGGAAATGTTTAACTATTTAGTACTGTTCCATAAACGTTACATAGTAGCTGTAACATTAGGAGTAGTCATTGCAAATTTCTTTTCACCGATGTGGTGGATTGATGTACCGGTAGGCGGGATCGCTACACTGATTGTGTTGGTAATTTGCCGTATCGTTACAAAAAATATGGAAAACTTAGTGTTAAAAATTGTTGTAACCGGTATTATTTTTACGGCATCCATGTTTACCGTTGCAACACAGTTGATGATCGTTTTTGATCTGCCATTTTGGCCAACGTACGGAATGGTGGCAGTGGGAGAAGCCTTTTCAATGCTAGTAGGCGGCGTCACAATTTATTTATTGCAAAAGAAAATTGATTTTACAAAATAA
- a CDS encoding 3-oxoacyl-ACP reductase produces MENRFENKMVVVTGAASGIGRAQAAAFLKEGATVIGIDIQEAALTDSNYHHYTGSVADQQFIEATIGQIETIDILCNTAGILDGYVPSLETEEALWDKIFNVNVKGMFFVTNAVLKKMLNQKRGVIVNMASIAGMIAGGGGAAYTASKHAVIGYTKQLSYDYCKEGIRVNGIAPGAIETPMNAADFEGAGEMAKLVAEQTPAGRWAKPEEVANVTLFLASEASDYMHATILPVDGGWLNK; encoded by the coding sequence ATGGAGAACCGATTTGAAAATAAAATGGTCGTTGTAACAGGTGCAGCTTCCGGAATCGGACGAGCGCAAGCAGCTGCCTTTTTAAAGGAAGGGGCTACTGTTATTGGAATCGATATTCAGGAAGCAGCTTTAACAGACAGTAATTATCATCATTATACAGGTAGTGTAGCGGATCAACAGTTTATTGAAGCAACGATCGGACAAATAGAGACGATTGATATTTTATGCAACACAGCTGGTATACTCGATGGTTATGTCCCTTCACTTGAAACAGAAGAAGCGCTATGGGACAAAATTTTCAATGTGAATGTAAAAGGGATGTTCTTTGTAACGAACGCAGTATTAAAGAAAATGCTTAACCAAAAGCGCGGTGTTATCGTAAATATGGCATCGATTGCTGGAATGATTGCCGGTGGCGGGGGAGCGGCATATACCGCTTCCAAACATGCTGTAATCGGTTATACAAAGCAGCTTTCCTATGATTATTGCAAGGAAGGGATACGTGTCAACGGGATTGCACCGGGGGCGATTGAAACACCGATGAATGCGGCAGATTTTGAAGGGGCAGGCGAAATGGCGAAGTTAGTGGCAGAGCAAACACCTGCCGGCAGATGGGCGAAGCCGGAAGAGGTTGCAAATGTTACGCTATTTTTAGCGAGTGAAGCAAGCGATTATATGCATGCAACAATTTTACCGGTTGATGGTGGATGGTTGAATAAATAA
- a CDS encoding NAD(P)/FAD-dependent oxidoreductase, producing the protein MDVLDCIVIGGGPAGLSASLVLGRARREIVLFDDKTNRNRVTAEARGFITRDRTNPQEFREMGLKELESYPSVSYVNATVTEITKDKDNEKYIVKASNDKEYMTEKIILATGIQEVFFIPSIRNYYGKSLFSCPYCDGWEQRDKPLVVIAEKEEHVLHLTKLIYNWSQDLVVLTNGLELSEEASSQLEKRNIEIIEDRIKTLIGNDGFLKKIEFDSGKMLQRSFGFVAPTYYRPNKLVEMLGCEIHENGKVITDGVGRTSEKNIYIAGETETARPSSLMISAARGNKAAVSVNVDLTEERF; encoded by the coding sequence ATGGATGTATTGGATTGTATTGTAATCGGCGGTGGACCCGCTGGATTAAGTGCCAGTTTAGTTTTAGGCAGGGCTAGAAGAGAGATTGTACTATTCGATGATAAAACGAATCGCAATCGTGTGACAGCAGAGGCGCGCGGATTTATCACACGGGATCGGACCAATCCCCAGGAGTTCAGAGAAATGGGATTGAAAGAACTGGAGAGCTATCCGTCAGTATCATACGTAAACGCAACAGTTACGGAGATAACCAAGGATAAAGATAATGAAAAATATATTGTCAAAGCCTCTAATGACAAGGAGTATATGACAGAAAAAATTATATTGGCTACAGGTATTCAGGAGGTTTTTTTCATACCGAGCATAAGAAACTATTACGGAAAAAGTTTATTCAGCTGTCCATACTGCGATGGTTGGGAGCAGCGGGATAAACCTCTGGTGGTTATCGCGGAAAAAGAAGAGCATGTGTTGCATTTGACCAAACTAATCTATAACTGGTCACAGGATTTAGTTGTTCTGACGAATGGTCTTGAACTTTCGGAAGAGGCGTCTTCGCAGTTAGAAAAACGAAATATCGAAATAATAGAGGATCGGATAAAAACTTTAATTGGTAATGACGGGTTTTTAAAAAAAATTGAATTTGATTCAGGAAAAATGCTTCAACGGTCTTTTGGGTTTGTAGCACCAACGTATTACCGTCCGAATAAACTTGTGGAAATGCTAGGTTGCGAAATACACGAAAATGGAAAAGTCATAACGGACGGTGTCGGCAGAACATCTGAGAAAAATATATATATTGCAGGAGAAACTGAAACAGCCCGACCGTCTTCATTAATGATTTCTGCTGCCAGAGGGAATAAAGCGGCAGTTTCGGTAAATGTGGATCTTACAGAGGAACGTTTTTAA
- a CDS encoding nitroreductase family protein, with protein sequence MLQQKTALEKLMEERKSVRKYVPGVTIPRETIQHILQQATSAPSSSNLQPWRFLVIDDAEQKKELRIAGFNQEQIETSSAIIAVIGDIEMYKNAKQINDLNVELGYMPREIADMMISNSEAAYSSFSDAERSNIAHLDSGLISMQIVLLAKDMGYDTVIMGGFDKAAFAKRYELPANEVPMVLIAIGKAAMPARNSSRLPFDQIIRFSS encoded by the coding sequence ATGTTACAACAAAAAACAGCTTTAGAAAAATTAATGGAAGAACGTAAATCAGTCCGTAAATATGTACCGGGTGTTACGATTCCCCGCGAGACAATTCAACATATTCTGCAGCAGGCAACATCAGCTCCTTCATCAAGTAACCTTCAGCCTTGGCGCTTCCTTGTTATTGACGATGCTGAACAGAAGAAAGAGTTGCGCATTGCCGGATTTAATCAGGAACAAATCGAAACATCATCAGCGATTATTGCGGTAATCGGCGATATTGAAATGTATAAAAATGCCAAGCAAATTAACGATTTAAATGTAGAGCTAGGCTATATGCCACGCGAGATTGCTGATATGATGATTTCTAATTCCGAAGCGGCGTACAGCAGTTTTTCTGATGCTGAACGTAGTAATATTGCCCATTTAGATTCAGGTTTGATTTCTATGCAAATCGTACTTTTGGCGAAGGATATGGGCTATGATACAGTAATAATGGGTGGCTTTGATAAAGCGGCATTCGCTAAAAGATATGAGCTGCCTGCAAATGAGGTACCGATGGTTTTAATTGCTATCGGAAAGGCTGCTATGCCGGCTCGTAACTCATCTCGCCTGCCATTTGATCAAATTATTCGTTTCTCTAGCTAA
- a CDS encoding glycine betaine ABC transporter substrate-binding protein produces MKHSKKQIINGLIVAMLALLLVACGDTDDKNEGTANDTSGTGEKTKLSIGLDPYDYSTVPAYLSQVILEQEGFEVEIEEAEIGILYEALSNQTIDAFVDVWSPNLHKDYLEKYSESFEIAGTLYSDMPFGMAVPQYLEDINTIQDVADHPELFNNKVYAIEPGSGMAMTTEEMIKTYGMDDFKVQNSSVAAMLAQVDTMFEKEEAIVFNAWRPHPMFVRFDIKFLEDPLNTWKSDDVQIAVTPNLKEESPTAYKLFSNMELTLDMVEEWIMQLDEGKPLRELAEVWVEENQETVDKWLEK; encoded by the coding sequence ATGAAGCATTCTAAAAAACAAATTATTAATGGTCTTATTGTAGCAATGTTGGCGCTTTTACTTGTAGCTTGTGGAGATACCGATGATAAAAACGAGGGGACAGCAAATGATACAAGTGGAACAGGAGAAAAAACTAAGTTGTCAATTGGGTTAGACCCATATGATTATTCGACGGTACCAGCTTATTTATCACAAGTTATTTTGGAGCAAGAAGGTTTTGAAGTAGAGATTGAGGAAGCGGAAATCGGAATCTTATATGAAGCGCTTTCTAATCAGACGATAGATGCGTTTGTCGATGTTTGGAGTCCGAATTTACATAAAGATTATTTGGAGAAATATAGTGAATCATTTGAAATAGCGGGTACTTTATATTCAGATATGCCATTTGGAATGGCAGTGCCACAGTATTTAGAGGATATTAATACAATTCAAGATGTTGCAGATCATCCAGAGCTTTTTAATAATAAAGTTTATGCCATTGAGCCAGGAAGCGGTATGGCTATGACGACTGAAGAAATGATAAAAACATATGGCATGGACGACTTTAAAGTACAAAATAGTAGTGTTGCTGCAATGCTTGCCCAAGTAGATACCATGTTTGAAAAGGAAGAGGCCATTGTATTTAATGCTTGGCGCCCGCATCCTATGTTTGTTCGTTTTGACATTAAATTTTTAGAGGATCCACTTAATACATGGAAGAGCGATGATGTTCAAATTGCAGTCACGCCGAATCTTAAGGAAGAATCACCGACAGCCTATAAGTTATTTTCCAACATGGAGCTGACGTTGGATATGGTAGAAGAATGGATTATGCAATTGGATGAAGGGAAGCCGCTGAGAGAGTTAGCGGAAGTATGGGTGGAAGAAAATCAAGAAACAGTAGATAAGTGGCTGGAAAAATAA
- a CDS encoding MarR family winged helix-turn-helix transcriptional regulator yields MEVCLDDKKQMIMMLKRLDRHVTQIFEKRTEISLTRYEILVSLIKKGSVTQKVLQQSLAIDQAAITRHLKLLEEQQYVERKRNEKNNREVLVTISDKGRALLEGCTMFNDQFLNDLYEDFSDSELQQLKQFLTRLNDNVDNL; encoded by the coding sequence ATGGAAGTTTGTTTGGATGATAAAAAACAGATGATCATGATGTTAAAAAGATTAGACCGTCACGTAACGCAAATTTTTGAAAAAAGAACAGAAATCAGTTTGACAAGATACGAAATTTTAGTTTCTTTAATTAAAAAAGGAAGCGTTACACAAAAGGTGCTGCAACAATCCTTAGCTATCGACCAAGCAGCAATTACACGCCATTTAAAATTGCTTGAAGAACAGCAGTATGTCGAACGTAAACGCAATGAAAAGAACAACCGCGAAGTACTTGTAACGATTTCCGATAAAGGACGAGCATTACTTGAGGGTTGCACAATGTTTAATGATCAGTTTCTGAATGATCTCTATGAAGATTTTTCAGATAGTGAATTACAGCAACTTAAGCAATTTCTTACACGGTTAAATGATAATGTAGATAATCTTTAA